AGTTGGGGCGTACGGTAGGGGCGCGCGGAGGGGTTGTGGGCGGCCGGAGTGCCGCCTGGAGGGCCGTCTCTTTCATCCCGTAATGTGCCGCTCGTCGTCCGTCACGTACGTGAGACGAAGGCTCTTGGGGAAGGGACTCTGAGGACTTGATGGAGCGCACCGTCGTCCGTTGTGCCGAGGGGCACGTGTTCAGCACCGCTTCGTTCCCGATGCAGCAGGCCGAGCGCCTCGGCCCCGGACGGCTCGTCCGGTGCCCGCGCTGCGCCCGGCTCCGCAGCGCGGTTCCGGTGGCCCTGGAGAAGCGGTAGCGATCAGCGGTACGGGCGCGCGGAGACGTCACGATTGTGGCGGCTCCGCGCGCCTTGCGTATTCTCGGGGGGTGCTTCTCTCAGACAAGGACATCCGGACCGAGATCGACAAGGGCCGGGTCGTGATCGACCCGTTCGATCCGACGATGGTGCAGCCCTCGAGCATCGACGTGCGGCTCGACCGCTACTTCCGGGTGTTCGAGAACCACAGGTACCCCCACATCGACCCCTCCATCGAGCAGGCCGACCTCACGCGGCTCGTCGAGCCCGAGGGCGACGAGCCGTTCATCCTCCACCCCGGGGAGTTCGTCCTGGCCTCGACGTACGAGGTCATCAGCCTGCCCGACGATCTTGCGTCGCGGCTGGAGGGCAAGAGTTCCCTCGGGCGGCTCGGGCTCGTCACCCACTCCACCGCCGGGTTCATCGACCCCGGCTTCTCCGGGCACGTCACCCTGGAGCTGTCCAACCTCGCCACTCTCCCGATCAAGCTCTGGCCGGGCATGAAGATCGGGCAGCTGTGCATGTTCCGGCTCAGCTCGCCGGCCGAGTTCCCCTACGGCAGCGAGCGGTACGGCTCGCGCTACCAGGGGCAGCGCGGGCCGACTCCCTCCCGTTCCTTCCTCAACTTCCACCGGACCCAGGTGTGAGCGAGACATGACGACCGGCATACGAGAGAACCTGACCTACGAGGACTTCGGACGCGCCGTCCGGGAACTCGCCCAGACCATCGCCGACGACGGCTACCAGCCCGACATCGTGCTCAGCATCGCGCGCGGCGGTGTGTTCGTGGCCGGTGGGCTCGCGTATGCCCTGGACGTCAAGAACATCCACCTGGTCAACGTCGAGTTCTACACCGGCGTGGGCACCACGCTCGACATGCCCGTGATGCTCGCCCCCGTCCCCAACGCGATCGACTTCACCGACAAGAAGATCCTGATCGCCGACGACGTGGCCGACACCGGCAAGACCCTCAAGCTGGTGCACGACTTCTGCCAGGAGACCGTGGCCGAGGTCCGCTCCGCGGTGATCTATGAGAAGCCCCACTCCCTCGTGAAGTGCGAGTACGTGTGGAAGCGGACCGATGAGTGGATCAACTTCCCGTGGTCCGTTCTGCCTCCGGTACGCAGGTCGGGCGAGCCGGTCACTCCCTCCAAGGAAGCGCTCTGACACCTGCCGGGCGGTCTCGGGCCACGGGATGGGTGACGGGATGGGTGAGGGTGCACACGTAGGTGCCCGGGTCGGCGCCGTTGCCGCCCTCGCCGCTGGTCCGGGAGGAGGCGGTGCGGGTGCTTGCCAGGGTGCCCTCGGCGCCGGGGTGTGCGGAAGGTCGGTCTCGGCGGTCGCCTGCCCGGGGCCGTACTCCACACAGCTGCCCCGGGCAGGCGGACGACAGGGCCCCGGAAGCAGGGGACGTGAGGGGGCCGGGCCCGTCGTCGCCGTTGCTGTCGGCTGTCCCCTGGACCACCGCCTGCGGGTGCCGCGAAGTCAGCCGCGGGAGCGGTGGTGCAGCCAGAGGGCGGTGCCCGCGAGCAGCGCCGTCGGGCTGCGGGGCCTGAGCCACTGTTCGTCATGGCGGTCCTGCGCGCCGAACGGCCGGTACTTGTACGGCTCGGCGCCGCGCAGGAAGTCGAACGTATCCACGCCGAGCTCGGCCACCTCGGCGATCGCCCGGTACACGAGGACGCTGCCGAGACTCATCCGCGCGTAGGCCGCGTCCCAGCCGCCGTTGTAGTAGGCGAAGGTCTTCTGCCACAGGAACCCGTAGACCGCTCCGACGGCACTGCCGTCGCGCTCGGCCAGCAGGGCGGCGGGCCCGCGCCCAGGAGCCGCGCGCTCCTGGAGCCGCAGATGGAAACCGCGCCGGCGGGGGCCGAAGGCCGTCGTGGTGCCTTTCACGTCCTGCCGCGCCCGGTGGAGCCTGAGTACCGTGTCGATCACCTTGTCGGTCATCTCGTGCGGCGGCACCCAGCGCAGGGAAATCCCGCTTTCAGTGAGCCGTCGTTCATATCGCCCCACGTCTTTCCGGAAGCGTCGGGAACCGACGTCGATGCCCGGACCGACCGCGAGGCGCGGGCAGGTGGCCCTGGCGAGCCTGTGGGTTCCGGGGAGCAGCAGTCCGGGGTCCGCCTCCCGGTCCATCGCGGGAAGCCAGAGGCTGCCGCGCCCGACGCGCTCCCGGAGCCAGGCGCGGACCTCGGCGCGGCGGTGCGGCAGGACGGGAAACAGCCCGTGGTCCGCCGCATCGGAGCCTGATCCGAGCAGGGTCCAGCAAGTCACCGGGAGCGGGACCCGAGGATGCAGCCGCTCCCGGACGCGCATCAGTGGGACGACGGCCTCCACACGCCCGCCGGGGGCGGTCCACACCGCGACCTCGGCCGTGTGCGGTGTGTCCATGGCCTCCCACGAGCCGAGCACCCAGTCCGGCGTGGTGAAGTACGAGGAGCCCGGCACGGCCGCGACCAGGTCGCGCCAGCCGTCCTCCAGTGCGGCCAGGCTGCTCGGGGTGCGGTGAACCTCGAAGCCGGCGGCGGTCGCGGCCCGTGTGCCCGTCGGCCGGGTCATCGGTGGCCGTCCTGGAGAAGGCGGACGAGTCCGTCGGTGAACCGTCGGCTCATCTCCTCGACGGTGTACTGCCGGGCATCCTTACGGCACTCCTCGCGCATGACGTCGAGGCGTTCGGGGCTGCTGAGCAGGTCCACCACGGATGCGGCGTACCGCTGCGGGTCGTCCGGTGCGACGAGGGCGTTTCTGCCGTGTCCGAGGTATTCGAACTCCGGCGCGTGCCATGGCCACGGAGTCGTGACCATGGGTGTTTCCAGCACGAACGAGTCGACCGCGCACAGCCCCACCAGGCCGGGCATCAGCATGACATCGGACACGGCGCCCAGCAGCGCCTTGCGCTCCCCGAACGCCTGGCCGATGGGTACGACGACGGGTGTCCGGGCTGCGGCGGCCTTGATGACCTGCTCTTCCGGGCCCGCTCCCGCGACCAGCAACCTGAAGCCGGGCAGGCGTCCGGCGATCTCCTCGGCCGCCTCGACGAGGAAGGGGATGCGCTTGCTGGGGCTGAGTGCTCCGACGAACAGTCCGGTGCGGCCGGCCGTGAGGCCGTGCTCCCGTCGAAACTCCGTGATCTGGCCCTGGGTCACGCTTCGATAGGCCTCGCCGAGCGCTTTGGTGTCGATCGCGTTCTGGACGACGGTGACACGCTGTCGGGGGAATCCGTGGTCGATGACCGCTTGCGCGCCCCCGGTGGTGTAGGCGAAGAACCAGCGCGCCTGCCGGGTGAGGGCGTACTTGAGTGATTGTTCCAGCGCGGACTGCGGCTGGGTGTACGTACGGCCGTGGTCCCACATCGCGATGATCGGTCCGCGGCCGGTCGACTGCCGCAGCAGAAGGGGATACAGCTCCATGTTGCGAAGTGACTGGTCGACCACCAGGACGTCCGCCGAACGGGCGAGCGAGCCAAGGTGCTTGTGGACCAGCGGTCGGCCGGCCACCCATGTGCTCCACTGCTTCAGCCGGACCGCTCCCTCGATGTGGATCACGTCTCGGCGCGCCCTCTGATCCACGCTGTACGGCGCGCCGTACGCGATCACGAGACGGACTCCGCGAGCCTTCAGATCCACTTCCAGACGGCGATAGAAGGAACGCCGAAACTCTGAGAGGAATGGCACGACGAGAACCACCTGCGGGTAATTCACGGGGTGGCGTGTCGGGCGGGGCTTTCTTTCCATGCTGGATAAATTGCCAGGAACGTAGTGAGCGGCACGTCAGAGACCCGTTCATGGAGTCCGAGAAGACTCATTAGGAGCAGTTGTGAAGCACAATGCACTGACCCGCAGAGCCGCCGCCAGTCAGCTGGCGCCCTTCGCGGTCTTTCCCAGCCGGCTCGCGGCCGTGGCTCGGCACAACGCCCGCATCGTGAAGCAGTCGGCTTCCTGGCTGGTGCGCTCGCGGGAGCACGTTCACTACACCTACGACCTCGAACCGCTGAATCTGGAGCACCTGGCCTGGTTCGTCGCGACGGTGACGGGCAGCCGGGCGGACGCCGTACGCGGTTACCTGGCGGAGCTCCAGGAGGACGCCGAGCTGCGCCGGGTTCTCGCCGGGGGCCTGGCGCGCAGTAGTCGTGGCGCCACCGTCGACCGGGTCATCCGTTATGGCCGGCGCCTGGGTTGGTACGCCTTCGTCCGGGCGCTCCGCCCCGAGTTCGTGGTGGAAACCGGCACCAACCGCGGGTTCGGGAGCGCGGTCATCGCGGCCGCCCTGCTGAGGAACGGCCGGGGCCGACTGGCCACCGTCGATTTCGACGACCGTTCGGGCGAACTGATCGCGCCTCCGTACGACCAGGTGATTGAGCACGTGGTCGGTGACTCGGTCGAGTTTCTCGCCGGTCCCGTGGCCCGGCGGCAGCCGATCGATCTCCTGATCGTGGACTCCAGTCACACGCCGGAGAACGACCGTGCCGAACTCGACGCGGCGACCCCTCTGCTGGCGCCTGAAGCGGTCGTGCTGGCCACGAAGGCTTACTGCTGGCGGGTACTGCCGTGCTGGGCCGAGGAACAGCAGCGGGAGTTCCTTCACTTCGACGAGAAGCCGCTCGACCACTGGTACCGGGGCGTCGGCATCGGCGCGTCGTTCCCCGCCCGGGTCCGGGCGTGAACCCGGCGGTCAAGGCCAGGCTCGTCGGCTGGCACGCGCGCTATGACGCCTGGCAGGGGGCGGACGCTGTGCTGCGTCGATCGCCTGCTCAGGCGTGGTTTCACCGCCGGGCCGCCGACCGGCTGGCCGTTCTCGGCTACCACGGCGTGGAGGACCCGGCGGTCTTCGAGTCGCACCTCGACATGTTGCAGCGCTCGTTCGTTCCGGTCTCCCTGGAGCAGGTCGAGGAGGCCACCCGCGGCGGCGCGGAACTGCCCGCCCACAGCGTTCTCGTCACCTTTGACGACGGTGACCACAGCGTGTACACCCATGCCCTTCCGCTGTTGGCGGCGCGTGGCATTCCGGCCGTCTGCTTTGTGATCCCCGGGCTGGTGGGCACCGAGACCCCCTTCTGGTGGGACGAGGCCGAGCACCTGGCCCGGCACGGCGGCACCACGCATCGGGTTCCGCGTACACGGCCCGAGACCATCCCGCACACCCTGAAGCTGTTGTCCGAGCGTGACCGGCAGCTCGCACTGGCGGAGCTGCGGGCGACGGCCACCGTGCCCAGCCCGCGCCAGCGGCAGCTCACCGCCGCGGAGCTGCGGGAGCTGGAGGAGGGCGGCGTCGTCGTCGGCAATCACACGATGACCCACCCCTGCCTCGACCGCTGTGACGACGAACAGGTGCGGGCGGAGGTGCTGGAGGCGCACGACCGGCTGACGGAGCTGATCGGCCGGCCGCCGACCTCCTTCGCCTACCCCAACGGCAACGTCGACGAGCGGGCCAACCGTTTACTGGGGCAGGCCGGCTACCGCTCCGGTTTTCTGTACAACCACAGGCTTGCCGATCCGGGGGTCTGCACCCCGCTGCGGATCGATCGGCTGACGGTCTCCAGCCGGACCAGTGTGGACCGGCTGGAGACCATCCTTTCCGGGCTGTACCCCGCCCTGTTCCGGGCCGGGCGGACGCTCGCCCGTGCTGTCGCGCGAGCCGGTCAGCCGCTCGCCAAACTAGAAGGTTCCCAGTTTGACGATCGACAGGATCGCGACCAGCTGGATGGCCGACGCGCCGAGCGCCTTGGGCCAGGGCAGGTCGTGGGACTTGGAGACCATCAAGGTCAGTAGCGCGCCCGCGGCGATCCAGGTCAGCCAGCCCAGGAGTTGGACGAAGGACGCGTCACCCCCGAAGAACATCGCGACGATCAGGCGCGGTGCGTCCGTGATGGACATGATCAGCATGGAGAGGCCGACCGTGGGCTGCCAGGCGCCGTCGCCGCCGAGCTGACGGGCCAGGGTGTGGGTGACCACGCCCAGGATGAAGGAGCTGATCATCATCGCCACGGCCGTCGTCAGGACGATCGGGATCGCGTTCGACAGCGTGGCGTTGATCGCGTCCTTGCGCGCGCCGTCGAAGCCGAAGACGGCCAGCAGACCGTACAGAAAGGTCACGATCAGGGCCGGGGCCCACATCGTGTAGTCCCGCATCTGGAGGAACGTCTGGGCCGGGGACATCACGATGCCCCGCAGCAGCTCCTTCCAGGGCAGGCGCGGGCCGACCGGCGGCGCCGCGGCCTGGCCCGCCCGGTACGTCTCGCCCTGGTTGTACGGGTCGTCGCCGACGGAGAACGCCTGGGTGTGCCCCGGGCTGTTGGCCGCGTACGGATCGACGGTCCGCGGGTACGCCTGGCTGTCGTCGCCGAAGTACTCCGGCTCGCCCTGGCCCTGCGGGCCCCGCCACTGCGGGTGACCGCCGTAGGGCTGCGCGCCGCCGTACTGCTGCTGCGGCGCGGAGGGGCCGCCGTACGACGGACTCTGCGGTGCCTGCTGTCCGTACGGGGCTTGCTGCGGTCGCGCTTGAGGAGCGCGGTTGTCCCGGCCGCGTCCGTTCCTGAATCCAGCCACGTCGTCGAACGTACCTGGTCCCGGCACGTGACATGCCTGGCCCTCGGCAACAGCCCGGACTTTGCTGCAGAGCTGTGACATCCCCTTGAGCGGACGCGGATCAACAAGTTGTCGAGGTCGACGTCCCGGCGGCGAAGGCCAGCCAGTTCCTCGGACCGCATCGGGCCGTACGCGCCGGGAAAGGCCATGAGCCGCCGCCGCACCTGCCGGCCCGCCTCGCCCGCCACGCAAGGCGCCACTTCGTGCCTCGTTCATCTTGGCAGGATCCGGTTTACTCTCTTCGCCCGGAAATCAAATTATTAACTCATGCTACAAACCTACTTAAGTTCACAAAGGTTCGACTTCCCGTGACGCCTCGACGGAAATCGATCATTTTCCTTCGTGGCACAGTATGCTCTGTTGCAAGACGTTGTGAATCGACAGATCGAGGCAGCCATGGCCGTCGTCGGGACGATGAAGAAGAGACTGCGGGAACTACCGCTCACGGGCTCCGCCGTCGCCACGCTTTCAAGGACGGTTAGCAAACATCGTTTCCATGGGTCACAGGGATACTGGGAGCGTCGCTACGCGGAAGGGGGCACGTCCGGCTATGGATCCGAGGGAGCACTGGCCAAGTTCAAAGCGCAGATCCTGAACGCCTTCGTCAAAGAGAACAGCGTGACCTCTGTCATCGAGTTCGGATGCGGCGACGGACGGCAACTGGAGCTCGCAGAATACCCGCGTTACCTCGGTATCGACGTTTCGGAGACGGGCCTTCAGCAAGCCATGGGGCGGTTCTGTGGCGATACCACCAAGAGCTTCCTCAAGTACGACCCGCGCAACTTCAAGGACGACGCACGGTTCCTGTCTGCAGATCTGTCGCTCTCGCTCGATGTCATTTTCCACTTGGTGGAGGATGAGATTTATCTACTGCACCTCAAAAACCTCTTCGCGGCAGCTGATCGATTCGTCATCCTCTACACAAGCGATTCGAACTGTCTCGACGTCACCGAATATGTTCCCCCGCATGTGCGGCACCGCCCTGTGACGCGCGACATCGAGAACAGATTTCCGGAGTGGCGACTACGAGAGCGGGTCAAGAACGCGTACCCTCACTCCGGCGGAGATGGCAAACTCACCTCCTTCGCCGACTTCTATATCTACGAGGCCGTCTGAAGAACTTCCGCGGATAACGCGGCCGTCGGTGCGCACCGCGGGCGGTTCCGCAGCGACGACTGGGGACCCAGGCTGCACGACCAGCGCAGTGATCATTGCTCCGCCGAGCACGAGGTGGCGCCAAGGCCTTCGTGGAGGGCGTGAAAGCGCGTAGTAAGGCGGCGGGTTCTGGGGGTGCTGGATGCGGTGGCCTCGATGCCGGCGCGGATCGCATAGCGGCGCTGCCATTGCTCGGTCTGCTGGTCGAGGCGGTTACGCGTCTGGATCTCGTGCAGTGGCCGGGGGAGCACGGCGATGGACCGGGGCCTCGTGGCTGAAGTGGTGCACTGGGTGCGGTCTGGGTAGGCCCGGCAGTCTGACCTCGGCGAACCGGGTCTACAGACCGGGCCTACAGATACGTATGGTCCTTGATGTTCAACTTGGTCCAGGACACGCTGGTGGCCCCGCGCGGACAGATTGCCTGCTCGTTCTCCCAGTCGATGGTGAAGGCCGCCTTGCCGAGATGGTGGTGGCGACATGGACCACCCGCTCGGGGCGTTCTTCGTCGCAACCGCAGTGAGGCGGGCGGCAGGGCGTGGCTGTCCCGCCAGCGCAGCAATCCGTCCACTTCCCAGAAGTAGTGGTAGACCCAGACCTGGCGCAGGACCTCCAACTGAGGAAGAAGCCGCAGGCCGGGTGGGCCGCAGGCGGCCCAGGCGGCGGTCAGGATCTTCTGGCCGTCCCGGCCGAACTCCTCGGCCCGGGCGGTCACGGCCGCCTTCCCGCCCGGCAGTTTGCCGATCTCCACCCGGCGTCCGTATTCCTTGGCCCATTCGGGCTCGATCAGCGGCGCCAGCCATGCGGGGGCGGTCTCGGCCAGTTCCTCCAGGGCCGCTCGCAGCGTCTCTCCGACCAGCTCCAGGCGGCTGAGGGTCCGCACCGCAGCCGGCACACGGGTGGCGTCGGTACGCTGCCGACCCCCGGCCTTGAATAGACCGGCCTCCACCAGGCGCTCCAGCATCAGCTCCAGCAACTGGTCGGCAGCGCCGTCCCGTTCGGCCGGCCGGGCCCTGAACTCGCACAGCACCGAGTGGTCGAACTCCGGATCCTCCAGCTCAAGGCCGATCGCGTATTTCCAGTCGATCCTGGTACGGACCGCATCTGCCGCCGCACGGACGGACAGATTTTCCGCGAACTGCAGCACTGACACCAGCGCCAACTGTCCGGGCGACAGCCCCGGCCTGCCATCAGGGGATACAGCCCGCCGAACTCCTCATCCTCGAACAGGACATCGAGCCGGTCCCGGATGAGCATCGCCGGCCTGCCCCTTGGACACGCCGCCCGCGCTGCCCGCGGCGTCCTCACCGGAATCCGCTGAAAACCGGCAGCGCCCTACGCGAGATCACCAGCAGAGTCCCGGCATTGAGGCTAAGGGGCCCCTGATGGGGAGAATCGGGGAGGTGTCAGGAGCCCTTCAGGGTTGTACGCCGGAGTTCGCGCCCAAGCAGGGCGCCCTCGGACTCCCAGTTCGTGCGCGGTCTGCCGCATGCAGCCGGACGTGTTGGGCTACGGCGTTCGGTGTCGGGCCCAGGCTGCGCCAGGCTGATTCCGACCATGGCACCCAGAGGGACCATGGCGTAGTAGTACACGAATACGTTGTCCGTGATCGCCATCAGTCCGATGCCCAGGAGCGCAAGCAAAGCCGCGTAGTGAGGGGCGGCGCCACCGGTCGAGTGGCCTCGAGTCCCCTGCCAGCAGCGGACCATGAGGAGAAGGTAGCCGATCAACCACAGTCCGAGGCCGATGTAACCGAAGTCGTGCCAGAGGCGCAGGTATTCGTTATGAGGCTGGTCCTGGGTGCCCAGTACCTCGTTGATGACGTGGCTGGCACTGCCTGCACCAAATCCGGTCCAAGGGTTGCTCTGGGCATGCTCGGTCACGATTGACCAAAGGATGGCGCGACCTTCCGCGTTAAGGGGAACACCCTGCACATTCCAGGCCAAATCGCCGGAGAAAAAGCGTTCCTGTAGATCGGGGCTCAAGATGAGGGCGAAGTATCCTGCGAGTCCGATCAGTGCCGCCCGGAATGCTGTTCTGCTGAGCCGCACGACACCCGAGCTTCGCATGGAGAGGGAAAGCAATACCGCACCCACTGCCATGGCGGTTCGTGAACCGCTCAGAGTGATCTCCAGAAGCAGAACGAAAGGAAGGAGGCGACACCACCTATTGTTGCCCCCGAAGGGAATCATGACCGCCATGATGAGCAGTGCCTGGATGGCGAACGACCTCCGAGGGAATACGCCGGCGGCTCCGAAACCGTCCAGGCCGAGTTCGACGGCGTAGACGGTGGCCCGCAGCCAACCCAGAATCACGACGGCCTTTGCGAAGCGGATGTCATATTTTTCGGAAAGTCTCGAAAATGCCTGGATGCTGCCGACGAAGAGAAAATAACAGGAGATGTTCTGCAGAGCTTTAACGCCAGTCCCATGGGTGACTGTGTCCATGAGCGCCCACGCCAAGAAGATCCAGAGAATCTTTGGAACTTTCCTGGGCTGCCGTGGTTCAGTCGACTTTTGCTTGGAGCCGCGGGTAAGGAAGGAAATTGCGGGAAGCAGCAAGAGGAATCCGTACGTGAGTAGCGCAGTAACTGCTGCCGAGACGGACACCGATGCCGTGATTCTGATGGGGGCAACGGCATCCCCCAGCATCAGTAGTAGCAACGTCAGCCCCGCTGCGAGTTGCTGAATTCTCTCCATACCGGTGCGCCTGTCCATAAATCCCCAGCATGGCATACCTGGCTCAGTGGGACGAATAGGCGAGGTTGGTGATCGAGACCGTGTCGCAGATCCCCGGTTAGCTCTTCGAAAGGCTTGGAGATCGGTGTTCAGTAGTGCGGTGCGGTCCTCTGAACTGAGAAGTGAATAACGCGAATCACGAGCACGGGGGCGTGGACGCGAAGTCCTCCACCGACGTGGTGGGCGCCGCCCACCAGTACTCCGGCGTCCTTGGCGGGGTGGGCCTGTGTCAGGTCGCCGTCCACTGTCCCTGGCCACCGACCACGGACACGCGCTGGTGGACCGGGCGTTGTACCTGCCCGCCGCCTGGGCCGGCGAACGACGGGCCCCGCGAACTGGCCCGTTTGCCCACCCAGTTCACGTTCGAAACCGAGCCCGAACCGCCCTCCGCGATCCACCAACACCAAGCCCGTCGTGCCCACCAGTGGCC
The Streptomyces sp. CGMCC 4.7035 DNA segment above includes these coding regions:
- a CDS encoding transposase produces the protein MSPGQLALVSVLQFAENLSVRAAADAVRTRIDWKYAIGLELEDPEFDHSVLCEFRARPAERDGAADQLLELMLERLVEAGLFKAGGRQRTDATRVPAAVRTLSRLELVGETLRAALEELAETAPAWLAPLIEPEWAKEYGRRVEIGKLPGGKAAVTARAEEFGRDGQKILTAAWAACGPPGLRLLPQLEVLRQVWVYHYFWEVDGLLRWRDSHALPPASLRLRRRTPRAGGPCRHHHLGKAAFTIDWENEQAICPRGATSVSWTKLNIKDHTYL
- a CDS encoding polysaccharide deacetylase family protein, with product MNPAVKARLVGWHARYDAWQGADAVLRRSPAQAWFHRRAADRLAVLGYHGVEDPAVFESHLDMLQRSFVPVSLEQVEEATRGGAELPAHSVLVTFDDGDHSVYTHALPLLAARGIPAVCFVIPGLVGTETPFWWDEAEHLARHGGTTHRVPRTRPETIPHTLKLLSERDRQLALAELRATATVPSPRQRQLTAAELRELEEGGVVVGNHTMTHPCLDRCDDEQVRAEVLEAHDRLTELIGRPPTSFAYPNGNVDERANRLLGQAGYRSGFLYNHRLADPGVCTPLRIDRLTVSSRTSVDRLETILSGLYPALFRAGRTLARAVARAGQPLAKLEGSQFDDRQDRDQLDGRRAERLGPGQVVGLGDHQGQ
- a CDS encoding transposase, whose translation is MGERAGNLSARGHQRVLDQVEHQGPYVSVGPVCRPGSPRSDCRAYPDRTQCTTSATRPRSIAVLPRPLHEIQTRNRLDQQTEQWQRRYAIRAGIEATASSTPRTRRLTTRFHALHEGLGATSCSAEQ
- a CDS encoding phosphoribosyltransferase; translated protein: MTTGIRENLTYEDFGRAVRELAQTIADDGYQPDIVLSIARGGVFVAGGLAYALDVKNIHLVNVEFYTGVGTTLDMPVMLAPVPNAIDFTDKKILIADDVADTGKTLKLVHDFCQETVAEVRSAVIYEKPHSLVKCEYVWKRTDEWINFPWSVLPPVRRSGEPVTPSKEAL
- a CDS encoding YIP1 family protein gives rise to the protein MSQLCSKVRAVAEGQACHVPGPGTFDDVAGFRNGRGRDNRAPQARPQQAPYGQQAPQSPSYGGPSAPQQQYGGAQPYGGHPQWRGPQGQGEPEYFGDDSQAYPRTVDPYAANSPGHTQAFSVGDDPYNQGETYRAGQAAAPPVGPRLPWKELLRGIVMSPAQTFLQMRDYTMWAPALIVTFLYGLLAVFGFDGARKDAINATLSNAIPIVLTTAVAMMISSFILGVVTHTLARQLGGDGAWQPTVGLSMLIMSITDAPRLIVAMFFGGDASFVQLLGWLTWIAAGALLTLMVSKSHDLPWPKALGASAIQLVAILSIVKLGTF
- a CDS encoding O-antigen ligase family protein — translated: MDRRTGMERIQQLAAGLTLLLLMLGDAVAPIRITASVSVSAAVTALLTYGFLLLLPAISFLTRGSKQKSTEPRQPRKVPKILWIFLAWALMDTVTHGTGVKALQNISCYFLFVGSIQAFSRLSEKYDIRFAKAVVILGWLRATVYAVELGLDGFGAAGVFPRRSFAIQALLIMAVMIPFGGNNRWCRLLPFVLLLEITLSGSRTAMAVGAVLLSLSMRSSGVVRLSRTAFRAALIGLAGYFALILSPDLQERFFSGDLAWNVQGVPLNAEGRAILWSIVTEHAQSNPWTGFGAGSASHVINEVLGTQDQPHNEYLRLWHDFGYIGLGLWLIGYLLLMVRCWQGTRGHSTGGAAPHYAALLALLGIGLMAITDNVFVYYYAMVPLGAMVGISLAQPGPDTERRSPTRPAACGRPRTNWESEGALLGRELRRTTLKGS
- a CDS encoding class I SAM-dependent methyltransferase, yielding MKHNALTRRAAASQLAPFAVFPSRLAAVARHNARIVKQSASWLVRSREHVHYTYDLEPLNLEHLAWFVATVTGSRADAVRGYLAELQEDAELRRVLAGGLARSSRGATVDRVIRYGRRLGWYAFVRALRPEFVVETGTNRGFGSAVIAAALLRNGRGRLATVDFDDRSGELIAPPYDQVIEHVVGDSVEFLAGPVARRQPIDLLIVDSSHTPENDRAELDAATPLLAPEAVVLATKAYCWRVLPCWAEEQQREFLHFDEKPLDHWYRGVGIGASFPARVRA
- a CDS encoding glycosyltransferase family 4 protein, with translation MIAYGAPYSVDQRARRDVIHIEGAVRLKQWSTWVAGRPLVHKHLGSLARSADVLVVDQSLRNMELYPLLLRQSTGRGPIIAMWDHGRTYTQPQSALEQSLKYALTRQARWFFAYTTGGAQAVIDHGFPRQRVTVVQNAIDTKALGEAYRSVTQGQITEFRREHGLTAGRTGLFVGALSPSKRIPFLVEAAEEIAGRLPGFRLLVAGAGPEEQVIKAAAARTPVVVPIGQAFGERKALLGAVSDVMLMPGLVGLCAVDSFVLETPMVTTPWPWHAPEFEYLGHGRNALVAPDDPQRYAASVVDLLSSPERLDVMREECRKDARQYTVEEMSRRFTDGLVRLLQDGHR
- the dcd gene encoding dCTP deaminase, producing MLLSDKDIRTEIDKGRVVIDPFDPTMVQPSSIDVRLDRYFRVFENHRYPHIDPSIEQADLTRLVEPEGDEPFILHPGEFVLASTYEVISLPDDLASRLEGKSSLGRLGLVTHSTAGFIDPGFSGHVTLELSNLATLPIKLWPGMKIGQLCMFRLSSPAEFPYGSERYGSRYQGQRGPTPSRSFLNFHRTQV
- a CDS encoding GNAT family N-acetyltransferase → MTRPTGTRAATAAGFEVHRTPSSLAALEDGWRDLVAAVPGSSYFTTPDWVLGSWEAMDTPHTAEVAVWTAPGGRVEAVVPLMRVRERLHPRVPLPVTCWTLLGSGSDAADHGLFPVLPHRRAEVRAWLRERVGRGSLWLPAMDREADPGLLLPGTHRLARATCPRLAVGPGIDVGSRRFRKDVGRYERRLTESGISLRWVPPHEMTDKVIDTVLRLHRARQDVKGTTTAFGPRRRGFHLRLQERAAPGRGPAALLAERDGSAVGAVYGFLWQKTFAYYNGGWDAAYARMSLGSVLVYRAIAEVAELGVDTFDFLRGAEPYKYRPFGAQDRHDEQWLRPRSPTALLAGTALWLHHRSRG
- a CDS encoding class I SAM-dependent methyltransferase, translated to MAQYALLQDVVNRQIEAAMAVVGTMKKRLRELPLTGSAVATLSRTVSKHRFHGSQGYWERRYAEGGTSGYGSEGALAKFKAQILNAFVKENSVTSVIEFGCGDGRQLELAEYPRYLGIDVSETGLQQAMGRFCGDTTKSFLKYDPRNFKDDARFLSADLSLSLDVIFHLVEDEIYLLHLKNLFAAADRFVILYTSDSNCLDVTEYVPPHVRHRPVTRDIENRFPEWRLRERVKNAYPHSGGDGKLTSFADFYIYEAV